The Desmonostoc muscorum LEGE 12446 genome includes a region encoding these proteins:
- a CDS encoding helix-turn-helix domain-containing protein, translating into MQNRKQDGPCKLTLEDQLLMTLEYWREYRTYFHIGQSWGVKESTAYRIIRKIEDTLTYF; encoded by the coding sequence TTGCAAAACAGAAAACAGGACGGGCCTTGTAAACTCACGTTGGAAGACCAATTGTTGATGACATTGGAGTACTGGAGAGAGTACCGTACCTACTTCCATATAGGTCAATCTTGGGGAGTCAAGGAGTCTACAGCTTACCGAATTATCCGAAAAATAGAAGATACACTGACCTATTTCTAG
- a CDS encoding winged helix-turn-helix domain-containing protein — protein MYTTESTKYSARTDIGQTSRILVVEDEELIQEMLVVALEEEGYGVITAPDGRSAVEYLKSFETNSGELPFDLIILDLMLPQINGLDICRLLRHQGNPVPILMLSAKGSETDRVLGLEVGADDYLTKPFSMRELVARCRALLRRQRLSNLPQLPVLKFKDVTLNPQECRVLVRGQEVSLSPKEFRLLELFMSYARRVWSREQLLDQVWGPDFVGDSKTVDVHIRWLREKLEQDPSHPEYIVTVRGFGYRFG, from the coding sequence ATGTATACCACTGAATCGACCAAGTATTCTGCCAGAACGGACATTGGACAAACCAGCCGGATTTTGGTAGTAGAAGATGAAGAATTAATCCAGGAAATGCTCGTTGTAGCCCTGGAAGAGGAGGGTTACGGGGTGATAACTGCCCCCGATGGGCGGTCTGCTGTAGAGTATCTCAAAAGTTTTGAAACCAACTCAGGGGAACTTCCCTTTGACTTGATCATCCTTGATTTGATGCTGCCTCAGATCAATGGTTTAGATATTTGCCGTTTACTACGTCACCAAGGAAACCCAGTACCGATTTTAATGCTCAGTGCTAAGGGTAGCGAAACCGATCGCGTTTTGGGGTTAGAAGTAGGAGCAGATGACTACCTAACCAAACCCTTCAGTATGCGCGAGTTAGTGGCTCGTTGTCGGGCTTTACTGCGGCGTCAACGCTTAAGTAATTTGCCACAACTACCAGTATTAAAATTTAAGGATGTGACCTTAAATCCTCAAGAATGTCGCGTGCTGGTTCGCGGTCAAGAGGTGAGTCTTTCTCCGAAAGAGTTTCGCCTGCTGGAACTGTTTATGAGTTACGCCCGTCGGGTGTGGTCGCGGGAACAATTGCTAGACCAGGTTTGGGGTCCAGATTTTGTGGGGGATAGCAAAACCGTAGACGTTCACATCCGTTGGTTGCGCGAAAAATTAGAGCAAGATCCCAGCCATCCCGAATATATTGTGACTGTAAGAGGTTTTGGCTATAGGTTTGGATAA
- a CDS encoding PAS domain-containing sensor histidine kinase → MLLLGFFLGLAVGIGFWVWQQVQLNRYLRRVIKPLTSHSDKLGLPLIPGLRQEIMLLRQQRQDLQQSLQTYQDLLEFAPIGYLQVDEENQLLWCNQQAQEILNLQRWQPGQVRLLLELVRSYELDHLIEKTRDWQKPQTKEWVFHPSCDNAAEIPTIKSLTLRACSLPLPNGQVGVFLENRQPLLDINQARDRSFSDLAHELRTPLTSIRLVVETLQNRLEPPLNRWVNRLMQEVDRLISLVQSWLELTQMEANPNMQLQTEAVELRSLIASVWETLEPLAQRQHVSLNYSGPENLWIKADQARIYQVFLNLLDNSIKYSLPSTSIHVQAKILSTNNNGVNGGSSSLEINLIDSGVGFSQADLPHVFERFYRGDKARTHSPQDNNSIGAIVGNGLGLAIVQQILLAHGGSIKAMNHPETGGAWMQIQFPQVMANCLSQDYS, encoded by the coding sequence ATGCTCTTATTGGGATTTTTTCTGGGTTTAGCGGTAGGCATTGGGTTTTGGGTTTGGCAACAGGTTCAACTTAACCGCTACCTGAGACGCGTAATCAAACCGTTAACCTCCCATTCTGACAAACTAGGACTGCCGTTGATTCCTGGGTTACGGCAGGAAATTATGCTTTTAAGGCAGCAGCGACAAGATTTGCAACAGTCGCTGCAAACTTACCAAGACTTGCTGGAATTTGCACCAATAGGATATTTGCAGGTGGATGAAGAAAATCAACTGTTGTGGTGCAATCAGCAGGCGCAGGAAATTTTAAATTTGCAAAGGTGGCAACCAGGGCAGGTGCGCTTGTTGTTGGAGTTGGTACGGTCTTATGAACTCGATCATTTAATTGAAAAAACTCGTGATTGGCAAAAACCACAGACGAAGGAGTGGGTATTTCACCCATCTTGTGATAATGCCGCAGAGATACCGACAATCAAATCTTTGACTTTGCGGGCGTGTAGCTTGCCTTTACCAAATGGACAAGTAGGGGTATTTTTAGAAAATCGTCAACCCCTATTGGATATAAATCAAGCACGCGATCGCTCTTTTTCTGATTTAGCTCATGAACTCAGAACGCCCTTGACTTCCATTCGCTTGGTTGTAGAAACTTTACAAAACCGCTTGGAACCGCCTTTAAATCGCTGGGTTAACCGCCTCATGCAAGAAGTTGACCGGCTGATTAGTTTGGTGCAAAGCTGGTTAGAACTCACCCAAATGGAAGCAAACCCCAACATGCAATTGCAAACCGAAGCTGTGGAATTGCGATCGCTAATTGCATCTGTTTGGGAAACCCTAGAACCATTAGCACAGCGGCAACATGTGTCTCTGAACTATTCTGGGCCAGAAAATCTTTGGATTAAGGCAGATCAAGCCCGCATTTACCAGGTTTTTCTCAACTTACTGGACAACAGCATTAAGTATAGTCTTCCTTCTACTTCCATTCACGTCCAGGCGAAAATCCTATCAACAAATAATAATGGTGTCAATGGTGGTTCTTCATCCCTCGAAATAAATCTTATTGATTCGGGAGTAGGCTTTTCCCAAGCAGATTTGCCCCATGTTTTTGAGCGATTTTATCGGGGAGATAAAGCCAGAACCCATTCCCCGCAAGATAATAATTCTATAGGGGCGATTGTTGGCAATGGCTTAGGTTTAGCGATCGTTCAACAAATTCTTCTCGCTCACGGTGGTTCAATCAAAGCTATGAACCATCCAGAAACAGGTGGGGCGTGGATGCAAATTCAATTTCCTCAAGTCATGGCAAACTGCCTAAGCCAAGACTATAGTTGA
- the phoU gene encoding phosphate signaling complex protein PhoU, giving the protein MKAVRYSPNSQRPQLARGIRRLERDVLRMGALVEQSFRLSHQALFARNLAAAEELPRLDKKIDRFYRQIESDCTAIMTLQSPTPQDLRCLSAFMQLVRDLERIGDYAEDLAEIAIKIFPYAPHTSLPDIEVMSRHAQAMLATSLVALADFDEAGGRGLKHLDDTVDDAYDRVYQALAQQRDVPGVVEPIVLLALAIRCLERMADHATNIGQRVAYIVTGQRS; this is encoded by the coding sequence GTGAAAGCTGTCCGTTACAGTCCCAATTCTCAGAGACCCCAACTGGCACGCGGTATTAGGCGTTTAGAACGGGATGTATTACGCATGGGAGCTTTGGTGGAACAATCATTTCGCCTCAGCCACCAAGCGTTATTTGCTCGTAACCTAGCAGCAGCTGAGGAACTTCCCCGATTAGATAAAAAAATCGATCGCTTTTATAGACAAATAGAGTCAGACTGTACAGCGATTATGACGCTGCAATCCCCTACACCACAAGATTTGCGTTGCTTGAGTGCTTTTATGCAGCTAGTGCGGGATTTAGAGCGCATTGGTGATTATGCTGAGGATTTAGCTGAGATTGCGATTAAAATCTTTCCTTATGCGCCTCACACGTCTCTACCAGATATTGAAGTCATGTCCCGTCACGCCCAGGCAATGTTAGCAACTAGCTTAGTGGCTTTGGCAGATTTTGATGAAGCAGGTGGGCGGGGTTTAAAGCACTTAGATGACACTGTAGACGATGCCTATGATCGCGTTTATCAGGCTTTAGCTCAACAACGCGATGTACCAGGCGTCGTTGAGCCAATTGTACTGTTGGCACTGGCGATTCGTTGTCTTGAACGCATGGCAGATCATGCCACTAATATCGGTCAAAGGGTAGCATATATCGTCACTGGTCAACGCTCGTAA
- a CDS encoding Crp/Fnr family transcriptional regulator — MMYSTIPTPNSSRLSNNSAVEGQASQYLFTRREVIPLRNDVLWRIEHGAVRTLTWGEDGTFITLGYWGLGDLIGYPLSRIRPYQIECLTAVEVSIVPAHLWHQDVDALLSHIQQTEDLLSIVHRKPISLRLWQFLLWLSEKFGRDIDKGKLIDLNITHQDIAEVLNTTRVTVTRLLQQFEEEEAILRHKRRIILRLLK; from the coding sequence ATGATGTATTCCACAATTCCCACTCCAAACTCTTCTCGGCTGTCAAACAATTCTGCTGTAGAAGGACAGGCATCACAATACTTATTTACCCGTCGGGAAGTAATTCCGCTTCGGAATGATGTGCTTTGGCGCATTGAACATGGCGCAGTTCGTACCCTAACGTGGGGCGAAGACGGAACATTCATCACTCTTGGTTATTGGGGACTAGGAGATCTCATTGGCTATCCTTTATCTAGAATTAGACCATATCAAATCGAATGTCTCACAGCTGTAGAAGTCAGCATTGTGCCTGCTCACTTGTGGCATCAAGATGTTGATGCTTTATTGTCTCACATTCAACAAACTGAAGATTTACTGAGCATAGTCCATCGTAAACCAATTTCCTTACGTTTATGGCAATTTTTGCTGTGGTTAAGCGAAAAATTTGGACGTGATATAGATAAAGGCAAGCTGATCGATCTGAATATTACCCATCAGGATATTGCAGAAGTCTTAAACACTACGCGAGTTACAGTTACACGACTTCTACAGCAGTTTGAGGAAGAAGAAGCGATTTTACGTCACAAGCGCCGCATCATTTTGCGGTTACTAAAATAA
- a CDS encoding iron uptake porin — MTKQFWNLIKVSPVVLAATFVTANSAFAGEVNEQITNVAQLSQAQESNNIDQVTSVSQFSDVQPTDWAFQALQSLVERYGCIAGYPNSTYRGNRALTRYEFAAGLNACLDRVNELIATATADLVNKQDLATLQRLQEEFSAELATLRGRVDGLEARTAELEANQFSTTTKLVGEAIFNVTQAFGEKVVDGALDTDSADNADLESNTTFANRVRLNLYSSFTGTDQLQIRLAAGNIVNNSDQTGTNMTRLGFEQDTGNSVDIDKVNYAFNFGDAIRVKVDATGAELYENVNNFNPDFASSGKGAISRYGRFSPIYRQGSGGAGLTVTLNPKGPISLSAAYLAPNAEDPTASNGLFNGDSTLFGQLSFQPNPAIGVGLTYARSYVTGGDNIFGATGSLLANDAFDGARTESNHYGVQVTFKPSSRFTIGGWAGFSDVEARTAGAAVAAGNSTDVFYWAASLALKDFGTEGSTLGFIFGQSPRVTDSNVADGVGGTVEDLDTAYHAEALYRFQVSDNIAITPGLLVIFNPDHNNNNDTIYVGTLRTTFSF, encoded by the coding sequence ATGACAAAACAATTCTGGAATTTGATTAAGGTTAGTCCCGTTGTTCTAGCTGCTACATTTGTGACTGCGAACAGCGCCTTTGCTGGTGAAGTTAACGAGCAAATAACAAATGTTGCCCAGTTATCTCAAGCTCAAGAGTCTAACAACATCGATCAAGTAACATCTGTTTCTCAGTTTTCCGATGTTCAGCCGACAGATTGGGCATTCCAAGCTTTACAATCCTTGGTTGAGCGCTACGGCTGTATTGCAGGTTACCCCAACAGTACTTATCGCGGTAACCGTGCTTTAACCCGTTATGAATTTGCCGCAGGCTTGAATGCTTGTTTAGACCGAGTTAACGAACTGATTGCTACAGCTACAGCTGATTTGGTAAACAAACAAGACTTGGCTACCCTACAACGTTTACAAGAAGAATTTTCTGCTGAACTAGCAACCCTGCGCGGTCGTGTGGATGGCTTAGAAGCCCGCACTGCTGAATTAGAAGCTAATCAATTCTCCACTACTACGAAGTTGGTTGGGGAAGCAATCTTTAATGTGACTCAGGCTTTTGGTGAGAAAGTAGTTGATGGAGCTTTAGACACCGATTCTGCCGATAACGCTGACCTTGAAAGCAACACCACTTTCGCTAACCGGGTTCGTTTGAACTTGTACAGCAGTTTCACTGGTACAGACCAATTGCAAATCCGGTTGGCTGCTGGCAATATCGTCAATAATAGCGACCAAACTGGTACTAACATGACCCGTTTGGGCTTTGAACAAGATACCGGCAATAGTGTTGACATCGATAAAGTTAACTACGCTTTCAACTTTGGTGATGCAATACGCGTAAAAGTTGATGCTACCGGCGCTGAATTGTACGAAAACGTCAATAACTTCAACCCTGACTTTGCTAGTTCTGGTAAAGGTGCTATTTCTCGGTACGGACGTTTCAGCCCCATCTATCGCCAAGGTTCTGGTGGCGCTGGTTTGACTGTTACCTTGAATCCCAAAGGCCCCATCAGCTTGAGTGCTGCATACTTAGCTCCGAATGCTGAAGATCCTACCGCTAGTAACGGGCTGTTCAATGGTGATAGTACTCTCTTCGGTCAATTGAGTTTTCAACCAAATCCAGCGATTGGTGTTGGTCTGACCTACGCTCGCAGTTATGTTACTGGAGGCGATAATATATTTGGTGCCACCGGCAGTTTATTAGCCAATGATGCATTTGATGGCGCTCGCACTGAATCCAACCATTATGGCGTACAAGTTACATTTAAACCCAGTTCTAGGTTTACCATTGGCGGTTGGGCTGGCTTCAGCGACGTAGAAGCTAGAACTGCTGGTGCTGCCGTGGCTGCTGGTAACAGTACAGATGTATTTTACTGGGCTGCCAGTTTAGCTCTCAAAGACTTTGGCACAGAAGGCAGCACATTGGGCTTTATCTTTGGTCAATCACCCAGAGTAACTGACAGTAATGTTGCTGATGGTGTTGGTGGAACTGTTGAAGATCTTGATACCGCATATCATGCAGAAGCGCTTTATCGGTTCCAGGTCAGCGATAACATTGCTATTACCCCTGGCTTGTTAGTGATCTTCAATCCGGATCACAACAATAACAATGACACCATTTATGTAGGTACTTTGCGTACTACTTTCTCCTTCTAA
- a CDS encoding DUF3318 domain-containing protein — MEPNVEIRRLLDVMPASGRMTTKIVSKPEQAKVIDASFPEPWNQARPIYINFDLWRRLTKPQRDLVLLQVVSWLTGVRWFKPDIYQGVVLVGLLGGLLEAAQSDVVGVAVAGGLSAIAFVRIWRTNKSQESELNADAAAIRVAQRRGYSEVEAAGHLLSAIEAVAKIEGRSSLNFTELIRCQNLRAIAGLSPVSMPENYQ; from the coding sequence ATGGAGCCAAATGTTGAAATTCGCCGTTTATTAGATGTGATGCCTGCTTCTGGTCGGATGACGACAAAAATTGTTAGCAAGCCGGAGCAAGCAAAAGTAATTGACGCCTCCTTTCCTGAACCCTGGAATCAGGCGCGACCAATATACATTAATTTCGATTTGTGGCGTCGCCTGACAAAGCCACAACGAGACTTGGTGCTGTTGCAGGTGGTTAGCTGGTTGACAGGAGTGAGGTGGTTTAAACCCGACATTTATCAAGGTGTAGTGCTGGTGGGGTTGTTGGGTGGATTATTGGAAGCAGCGCAATCGGATGTGGTGGGTGTAGCCGTAGCTGGGGGATTAAGTGCGATCGCCTTTGTTCGCATCTGGCGGACTAATAAATCTCAAGAGTCAGAGTTAAACGCTGATGCAGCAGCAATTCGGGTAGCACAACGGCGCGGTTATTCAGAAGTTGAAGCAGCAGGACACCTATTATCTGCTATTGAAGCGGTAGCCAAAATTGAAGGGCGTTCCAGTTTAAATTTTACCGAATTGATTCGTTGCCAAAACTTAAGAGCGATCGCTGGTTTGTCACCAGTGAGTATGCCAGAAAATTATCAGTAG
- a CDS encoding IS630 family transposase (programmed frameshift): MIEQHLQPAIPSVSFANAELQEFIDNRPDAREVRKALAVKLVYQGYKYEEIQTILDVSVGSITSWKQAYKEYGICGLRLNYKGRKSYLSDEQQQEVLSWLQTKEIWELGELEYKLAFEYDVIYESKRSYYDLFDAAGISWKKTTGLNPKADIEAVAGKKKQIEKLLDSNREEIEEGRLRVLLIDECHLLWGDVTGYVWGKTDQEIAIGIVNEREKQTYYGAVDYLDGKLLLKAYNAGNSDNTIDYLRYLLDQSPNQRLLLFWDGASYHRSHLVQNFLGEINQGLSPDQWKIHCVRFAPNCPSQNPIEDIWLQAKTWVRRFCALIPSFSHLKWMFEWFLRHTNFDFDTLQMYGAFSEIKY, encoded by the exons ATGATAGAGCAGCATCTACAACCTGCGATACCTTCGGTGAGCTTCGCTAACGCAGAACTACAAGAATTTATAGATAATCGCCCGGATGCCCGTGAGGTGAGAAAAGCTTTGGCAGTGAAACTGGTTTATCAAGGCTACAAGTATGAGGAAATTCAAACAATTTTAGATGTCTCTGTTGGTTCAATAACAAGCTGGAAGCAAGCTTATAAGGAATATGGAATTTGCGGATTGCGCTTAAATTATAAAGGCAGAAAGAGTTACCTGAGCGATGAACAGCAACAAGAAGTATTAAGTTGGTTGCAAACTAAGGAGATTTGGGAGCTTGGTGAACTGGAATACAAATTGGCTTTTGAATATGATGTCATCTACGAATCGAAACGGAGTTATTATGATTTATTTGACGCGGCGGGAATTAGTTGGAAAAAAACTACTGGCTTAAACCCAAAGGCGGACATTGAGGCTGTAGCTG GCAAAAAAAAACAGATTGAAAAATTGTTGGACAGCAATAGAGAGGAGATAGAAGAAGGAAGACTGAGAGTATTACTAATAGATGAGTGCCATCTGTTATGGGGAGACGTAACTGGTTATGTCTGGGGAAAAACTGACCAAGAAATAGCAATTGGCATCGTTAACGAACGAGAGAAGCAGACATACTACGGGGCGGTTGATTATCTCGATGGTAAGTTGCTTCTTAAAGCTTACAATGCTGGCAATTCAGACAATACAATTGATTATTTACGTTATTTATTAGACCAGTCTCCCAACCAACGATTACTGCTTTTTTGGGATGGTGCTTCTTACCATCGTTCACATCTGGTTCAAAACTTTTTAGGAGAGATAAACCAAGGTTTGTCTCCAGACCAGTGGAAAATTCATTGCGTTCGCTTCGCTCCTAATTGCCCATCACAAAATCCAATTGAGGATATTTGGTTACAAGCTAAAACCTGGGTGCGGCGTTTCTGTGCTTTGATTCCTTCGTTCTCTCATCTCAAATGGATGTTTGAGTGGTTTCTCCGACACACTAACTTTGATTTTGACACTTTACAGATGTACGGAGCTTTTTCAGAAATCAAATACTAG
- the tkt gene encoding transketolase produces MAVATQSLEELCINSIRFLAIDAVEKAKSGHPGLPMGAAPMAFVLWDRFLRFNPKNPKWFNRDRFVLSAGHGSMLQYALLYLAGYDSVTIEDIKQFRQWESKTPGHPENFMTAGVEVTTGPLGQGIANGVGLAIAEAHLAAKYNKADAKIVDHYTYVILGDGCNMEGISGEACSFAGHLGLGKLIALYDDNHISIDGSTDVAFTEDVSKRFEAYGWHVQHVQEGNTDLEAIADAIEAAKAVTDKPSFIKVTTTIGYGSPNKANTAGVHGAALGGDEIALTRKNLGWEYEPFVVPQDALNHARKAVERGAGYEAEWNKVFADYKAKYAQEAAEFERYVSSKLADGWDKVLPTYTPEDKGLPTRKHSETCLNKLAAVLPELIGGSADLTHSNLTEIKGKGDFQKGQYENPNIHFGVREHAMGAICNGIALHGSGLIPYGATFLIFTDYMRAAIRLSALSQAGVIWVMTHDSIGQGEDGPTHQPIETLASLRAIPNLTVIRPADGTETSGAYKVAIERAKENAPTLLAFTRQNVPNLAGTSIEGVTKGGYTVVDSDGTPELILIGTGSELSLAVTAAEKLTAEGKKVRVVSLPAWDLFEAQDAAYKESVLPKAVTKRLAVEAASSFGWHKYVGTEGDVVSIDRFGASAPGGVCLEKFGFSVDNVLAKAKQLLG; encoded by the coding sequence ATGGCTGTTGCAACCCAATCCCTCGAAGAACTTTGTATTAACTCGATCCGCTTCTTGGCTATTGACGCCGTAGAAAAAGCAAAATCGGGACACCCAGGGCTGCCGATGGGCGCGGCTCCCATGGCCTTTGTACTATGGGATCGCTTTTTGCGGTTTAACCCCAAAAATCCGAAATGGTTTAACCGCGATCGCTTTGTCTTGTCCGCTGGTCATGGTTCGATGTTGCAGTATGCCCTACTTTACCTGGCAGGCTACGATAGCGTCACAATTGAAGATATCAAGCAATTTCGTCAGTGGGAATCCAAAACCCCTGGACACCCAGAAAACTTCATGACCGCAGGTGTGGAAGTCACCACTGGGCCACTAGGTCAAGGAATTGCCAATGGAGTCGGTTTGGCGATCGCCGAAGCACACCTCGCCGCAAAATACAATAAAGCCGATGCTAAGATTGTTGACCATTACACCTACGTAATTTTGGGTGACGGTTGCAACATGGAAGGCATTTCTGGTGAAGCTTGTTCTTTCGCAGGACACTTGGGATTAGGCAAACTCATCGCTCTGTACGACGACAACCACATCTCCATCGACGGTTCCACAGATGTGGCATTCACCGAAGATGTTTCTAAGCGCTTTGAAGCTTACGGTTGGCATGTCCAACACGTTCAAGAAGGTAACACTGACCTCGAAGCGATCGCTGATGCCATTGAAGCAGCCAAAGCTGTCACCGATAAGCCTTCTTTTATTAAGGTAACAACCACCATCGGTTACGGTTCCCCCAACAAAGCAAACACCGCTGGTGTTCACGGTGCTGCTTTGGGTGGAGACGAAATAGCATTGACACGTAAAAATTTGGGTTGGGAATACGAGCCTTTTGTAGTTCCCCAAGACGCCCTCAATCATGCACGTAAAGCTGTTGAACGCGGCGCAGGCTATGAAGCTGAGTGGAACAAAGTATTTGCTGACTACAAAGCTAAGTATGCCCAAGAAGCAGCCGAATTTGAACGCTACGTCAGCAGCAAACTGGCTGATGGTTGGGATAAAGTACTACCCACCTACACTCCTGAAGACAAAGGACTACCAACCCGCAAACACTCGGAAACCTGCCTCAACAAACTAGCAGCAGTTTTACCTGAGTTAATCGGTGGTTCTGCTGACTTGACCCACTCCAACCTGACTGAAATCAAGGGCAAAGGCGACTTCCAGAAAGGGCAATACGAAAACCCCAACATCCACTTTGGTGTCCGGGAACACGCTATGGGTGCCATCTGTAATGGTATTGCGTTGCACGGTTCGGGATTAATTCCCTACGGTGCTACCTTCTTGATCTTCACAGACTACATGCGTGCTGCCATCCGCTTATCCGCCCTCTCTCAAGCTGGGGTGATTTGGGTGATGACTCACGACTCCATTGGACAAGGTGAAGATGGCCCAACCCACCAACCCATTGAAACTTTAGCTTCCCTGCGGGCTATTCCTAACCTGACGGTGATTCGTCCCGCAGATGGAACAGAAACCTCTGGTGCTTATAAAGTGGCGATCGAAAGAGCAAAAGAAAATGCTCCAACTTTGTTGGCATTCACCCGTCAAAATGTCCCCAACTTGGCAGGTACTTCCATTGAAGGCGTAACCAAGGGTGGTTACACAGTGGTGGATTCCGACGGTACACCAGAATTGATCCTAATTGGCACTGGTTCAGAATTGAGCCTCGCCGTCACCGCAGCCGAGAAACTCACAGCCGAAGGTAAGAAAGTCCGTGTTGTTTCGCTACCTGCATGGGATTTGTTTGAAGCCCAGGATGCAGCTTATAAAGAGTCTGTATTGCCGAAAGCTGTCACCAAGCGCTTGGCTGTAGAAGCTGCCTCCAGTTTCGGCTGGCACAAGTACGTAGGTACTGAAGGCGACGTTGTTAGTATCGATCGCTTTGGTGCTTCCGCGCCAGGTGGTGTTTGTCTAGAGAAGTTTGGTTTTAGCGTTGATAATGTGTTAGCCAAAGCTAAGCAATTATTGGGTTAA
- the fabF gene encoding beta-ketoacyl-ACP synthase II yields the protein MTDFTRKRVVVTGVGAITPIGNTATEYWEGLLSGRNGIDYITFFDASRHDCRIAGEVKNFDPHDYLERKDAKRMDRFAQFGVAGAKQAISDAQLVINDLNAEQVGVMIGSGIGGIKVLEDQQTIYLNRGPDRCSPFMIPMMIANMAAGLTAIHTGAKGPNSCVVTACAAGSNAIGDAFRLIQGGYAQAMICGGTEAAVTPLSVAGFAACKALSFRNDDPAHACRPFDSDRDGFVLGEGAGILILEELQHAISRGAHIYAEMIGYGMTCDAYHITSPVPGGLGAARAIELAIKDAGLTAEQISYINAHGTSTPANDSTETSAIKKALGEHAYKVAISSTKSMTGHLLGGSGGIEAVATVLAIANDQIPPTINLENPDPECDLDYVPNSSRAQKVEVALSNSFGFGGHNVTLAFKKYL from the coding sequence ATGACAGATTTTACACGTAAACGCGTTGTTGTAACTGGTGTTGGCGCGATTACACCTATTGGTAACACAGCAACAGAATATTGGGAAGGATTATTGAGTGGACGCAATGGCATTGACTACATCACATTTTTTGATGCGTCTCGCCATGATTGCCGCATAGCTGGTGAAGTGAAAAACTTCGATCCACATGATTATTTGGAGCGCAAAGACGCCAAGCGCATGGATCGATTTGCCCAATTTGGGGTTGCAGGAGCAAAACAAGCTATATCTGACGCGCAGTTAGTTATCAATGACTTAAACGCCGAACAGGTGGGTGTCATGATCGGTTCTGGCATTGGTGGCATCAAAGTATTAGAAGATCAGCAAACTATCTACCTCAACCGCGGACCTGATCGCTGTAGTCCATTCATGATACCGATGATGATTGCCAATATGGCAGCAGGACTAACAGCAATTCACACTGGTGCTAAAGGGCCAAATTCCTGCGTTGTCACAGCCTGCGCGGCTGGCTCCAACGCCATTGGAGACGCTTTTCGCTTAATTCAAGGGGGATATGCCCAAGCAATGATTTGCGGCGGCACGGAGGCAGCTGTCACACCATTGTCGGTGGCTGGATTTGCTGCTTGTAAGGCGCTTTCTTTCCGCAATGACGACCCAGCTCATGCTTGCCGTCCCTTTGATAGCGATCGCGATGGATTTGTTTTGGGCGAAGGTGCAGGAATTTTAATTCTAGAAGAACTGCAACACGCCATTAGTCGCGGCGCTCACATTTATGCCGAAATGATCGGCTATGGTATGACCTGTGACGCTTACCACATCACCTCCCCCGTACCTGGTGGACTCGGCGCAGCTAGAGCCATAGAACTGGCGATCAAGGACGCAGGACTAACTGCCGAACAAATCAGCTACATCAATGCCCACGGCACCAGCACCCCAGCTAATGATTCCACTGAAACTTCAGCCATCAAAAAAGCTCTGGGAGAACATGCCTATAAAGTGGCAATCAGCTCCACCAAATCTATGACAGGCCATCTATTGGGCGGTTCTGGAGGTATTGAAGCAGTAGCGACAGTACTGGCGATCGCTAATGACCAAATTCCCCCGACAATCAACCTCGAAAATCCCGATCCAGAATGTGACTTAGATTACGTGCCAAACTCTAGCCGCGCTCAAAAAGTTGAAGTGGCACTATCCAATTCTTTCGGGTTTGGCGGTCATAATGTCACACTAGCCTTTAAGAAATACCTGTAA
- the acpP gene encoding acyl carrier protein: MSQTELFDKVKKIVAEQLSVEKPETIKPESTFMEDLGADSLDTVELVMALEEEFDIEIPDEAAEGILTVQDAVNYISNKVATSA; encoded by the coding sequence ATGAGCCAAACAGAACTTTTTGACAAAGTTAAAAAAATCGTTGCCGAACAACTTAGCGTTGAAAAACCTGAGACAATCAAACCAGAATCCACATTTATGGAAGATTTAGGCGCTGATTCCTTAGATACCGTTGAATTAGTAATGGCTTTGGAAGAAGAATTTGATATCGAAATTCCCGACGAAGCTGCCGAAGGAATTTTAACGGTTCAAGACGCTGTAAATTACATTAGCAACAAAGTTGCTACATCAGCTTAA